A single window of Halobacillus naozhouensis DNA harbors:
- the spoVID gene encoding stage VI sporulation protein D: MGNQEEQVFSFHLNESLQFKGGQGVRELLGISLEPEITLEDLGDEVRLKGTVILAGEYMPGQEEDKYADTAPIQSGRVVDLIERGEEGVYEFSHSFPVEVTIPADRVEDTDQVHINIESFDYEIPAEHYLRLEAQLNINGLRQEQAPPVPEQEVFDESLTVGPVDFNKEEPERPDTSIFDLQEHRKLHEPEQPEDIEEEEDEEGRWSYKKSQSLSDYFKENKIEHVQEISSESTSEWEGTTNHVNASDTPPHSTLASYQEEEENENEEEASPSSGVNGIKQIFKHLFPNREDSYTKMKMYIAQDNETIEMIAERYEVPVKQIEKINDLEEDVTPGQIVYIPH, encoded by the coding sequence GTGGGTAATCAGGAAGAACAAGTTTTTTCATTCCATTTAAATGAATCCTTACAGTTTAAGGGAGGACAGGGCGTTCGTGAACTGCTTGGCATTTCTTTAGAACCGGAAATTACGCTCGAAGATTTAGGAGATGAAGTCCGCTTAAAGGGGACTGTCATTCTAGCAGGCGAATATATGCCGGGGCAGGAAGAAGATAAATATGCAGATACAGCTCCGATTCAATCAGGACGGGTGGTTGATTTAATAGAGAGGGGGGAAGAGGGAGTTTACGAATTTTCTCATTCTTTTCCGGTCGAAGTGACGATTCCGGCGGATCGGGTGGAGGATACAGACCAAGTTCACATTAACATTGAAAGCTTTGATTATGAAATCCCGGCTGAACATTATCTTAGGCTAGAGGCTCAACTTAACATAAATGGCCTGAGACAAGAGCAGGCACCGCCAGTTCCTGAGCAAGAAGTATTTGATGAATCGTTAACGGTTGGACCTGTTGACTTTAACAAAGAAGAACCTGAGAGACCTGATACTTCGATTTTTGATCTTCAGGAACATCGAAAACTACATGAGCCTGAGCAACCAGAGGATATTGAAGAGGAAGAGGATGAAGAGGGAAGATGGTCCTATAAAAAATCACAAAGTTTGTCGGATTATTTTAAAGAAAATAAAATTGAGCATGTACAGGAGATTTCTTCTGAAAGCACGAGTGAATGGGAAGGAACGACAAACCATGTAAATGCGAGTGACACACCTCCCCATTCCACTCTCGCTTCGTACCAGGAAGAGGAAGAAAACGAAAATGAAGAAGAAGCATCCCCTTCATCTGGTGTAAATGGGATTAAACAGATATTTAAACATCTCTTTCCTAATCGGGAAGACTCCTACACCAAAATGAAAATGTATATCGCCCAAGATAATGAAACCATTGAAATGATTGCGGAAAGATATGAAGTTCCTGTTAAACAAATCGAGAAGATCAATGATTTGGAGGAAGATGTAACTCCTGGTCAAATCGTTTATATTCCGCATTAA
- the hemB gene encoding porphobilinogen synthase codes for MNPLQFKRHRRLRKTESMRSLVRETYLHKEDLIYPIFVVEGSGVKNAVASMPGVHQVSLDYLAEEMTELEHLGVRSVIVFGVPNEKDAVGTQAYHNEGIVQQAIRYIKKEHTSLTVIADTCLCQYTDHGHCGVIRNGDIANDESLELITKTAVTQAEAGADVIAPSNMMDGFVAAIRKGLDEAGYSQIPVMSYAVKYASAFYGPFRDAAHSSPQFGDRRAYQMDPANRLEALREAESDIEEGADFLIVKPALSYLDIMRELKDRYHLPLVAYNVSGEYSMIKAAAQNGWVNEQEIVLEKLTSMKRAGADLIVTYFAKDVARYLEK; via the coding sequence ATGAATCCATTACAGTTTAAGCGGCATCGCAGGCTGAGAAAGACAGAATCAATGCGTTCCCTTGTTAGAGAGACATATCTTCATAAAGAAGATTTAATTTACCCGATCTTTGTAGTAGAAGGAAGCGGAGTTAAAAATGCCGTTGCATCTATGCCTGGGGTACATCAAGTGTCTCTGGATTATTTAGCAGAGGAAATGACGGAGCTGGAACACCTGGGTGTGCGTTCAGTGATCGTCTTTGGGGTGCCTAACGAGAAGGATGCGGTTGGTACGCAAGCTTATCATAATGAAGGAATCGTACAACAAGCGATTCGTTATATTAAAAAAGAACATACTTCGTTAACCGTTATTGCTGACACTTGTTTGTGTCAATATACGGATCATGGTCACTGTGGTGTGATTAGAAATGGAGATATCGCCAATGATGAATCATTAGAATTGATTACGAAGACCGCTGTAACCCAGGCTGAAGCAGGAGCCGATGTAATCGCACCATCTAATATGATGGATGGTTTTGTTGCTGCAATCCGTAAGGGGTTAGATGAAGCAGGCTACAGCCAAATTCCTGTTATGTCCTATGCTGTTAAATATGCTTCAGCCTTCTACGGTCCATTCCGTGATGCAGCTCATAGTTCTCCGCAATTTGGCGACCGCCGCGCCTATCAAATGGATCCGGCGAATCGTTTGGAAGCCCTTCGTGAAGCGGAATCTGATATTGAGGAGGGTGCGGACTTTTTGATTGTAAAGCCAGCCTTATCCTACCTTGATATTATGAGAGAATTGAAAGATCGTTATCATTTACCATTGGTGGCTTACAACGTAAGTGGAGAGTATTCGATGATTAAAGCGGCAGCCCAAAATGGCTGGGTTAACGAACAAGAAATCGTACTTGAGAAACTGACTTCCATGAAGCGGGCAGGCGCCGATTTAATAGTCACTTATTTTGCAAAAGATGTCGCACGCTATTTAGAGAAGTAA
- the hemC gene encoding hydroxymethylbilane synthase, whose protein sequence is MRKIVIGSRKSNLAITQTEWVIDQLKKINPSYEFEIKRISTKGDRVLDVTLNKVGGKGLFIKEIEQAMYDKEIDMAVHSMKDMPAVVAEGLTVASVPIREDHRDAFVSNGHIALMDLQEGAIVGTSSLRRGSQIKAVRPDLEIKWIRGNIDTRLQKLNDGEYDAIVLAAAGLKRMGWSDDLVTEYLQPDVCVPAVGQGALAIQCREDDKELLDFLQQINHKTTETTVAAERKFLHDLNGGCQVPIGGYAYLNGETITLTALVGKPDGTTILNETVSGTDPIAVGTEAAQRLKKQGAQEIVNDAIEEYDK, encoded by the coding sequence GTGAGAAAAATAGTAATAGGGTCGCGAAAGAGTAATTTGGCAATTACACAAACAGAGTGGGTTATTGATCAGTTGAAAAAGATAAATCCTTCTTACGAATTTGAAATCAAAAGGATTTCCACGAAAGGTGATCGAGTTCTGGACGTTACCTTAAATAAAGTGGGCGGAAAAGGATTGTTTATTAAAGAGATTGAACAAGCTATGTATGATAAAGAAATTGATATGGCTGTTCACAGTATGAAAGATATGCCTGCTGTTGTAGCTGAAGGGTTAACGGTTGCTTCGGTTCCGATCCGTGAAGATCATCGTGATGCATTTGTATCGAATGGACACATAGCATTAATGGACTTGCAAGAAGGAGCTATTGTTGGCACAAGCAGCTTGCGACGCGGCTCTCAGATTAAAGCGGTTCGGCCTGACCTTGAGATTAAGTGGATTCGCGGAAACATTGATACTCGCCTTCAAAAGCTTAATGATGGGGAGTATGATGCCATCGTTCTGGCAGCTGCGGGCCTTAAAAGAATGGGCTGGAGTGATGACCTCGTGACCGAGTATTTACAGCCGGATGTATGTGTCCCAGCAGTAGGCCAGGGGGCACTCGCAATCCAATGTCGTGAAGATGACAAGGAATTACTGGATTTCTTACAACAAATTAATCACAAAACAACTGAAACAACTGTCGCTGCAGAGCGTAAATTCCTCCACGATTTGAATGGCGGCTGTCAAGTTCCTATCGGGGGATATGCCTATCTTAATGGAGAAACGATAACGCTGACAGCCTTGGTAGGTAAACCTGACGGTACAACGATTCTAAACGAAACAGTGTCTGGGACAGATCCTATCGCAGTAGGGACAGAAGCTGCTCAACGCTTGAAAAAGCAAGGAGCTCAAGAAATTGTTAATGACGCTATTGAGGAGTATGACAAGTAA
- a CDS encoding LiaI-LiaF-like domain-containing protein encodes MKKTDSFAGFLLIGLGLYFLIRQFNIPFLNPFYSWPTILMIIGAAFLLHSNISREFANIFTGVLLLGLGVHFHGKVHYSFWIDHWGVYPFIIGIAFLLRSFKTKSGLLPGLILIAVAIFAFLTTSNPIWFRFINLLFNWIENFWPVVLIGFGCYLIYKKR; translated from the coding sequence ATGAAAAAAACTGACTCGTTTGCAGGCTTTTTACTAATCGGGCTTGGACTGTATTTTCTTATCCGACAGTTTAATATACCCTTTTTAAACCCTTTTTACTCATGGCCGACTATACTTATGATCATTGGGGCTGCCTTTCTTCTACATAGTAACATTTCGCGTGAATTTGCTAATATCTTCACCGGAGTCCTGCTTCTAGGTTTAGGGGTTCATTTTCATGGCAAAGTCCACTATTCATTTTGGATTGATCACTGGGGTGTTTATCCCTTTATTATTGGCATTGCTTTTCTGCTTCGATCTTTTAAAACTAAATCAGGTCTGTTACCGGGGCTTATTTTAATAGCGGTAGCAATCTTCGCCTTCCTCACCACATCCAACCCAATATGGTTTCGTTTCATTAACCTGTTGTTTAATTGGATTGAGAACTTCTGGCCTGTCGTACTGATCGGATTTGGTTGTTATTTAATTTATAAAAAGAGATAA
- a CDS encoding uroporphyrinogen-III synthase encodes MLPLAGKNILVTRASSQSSSIKKEVERFGGKVLHAPLLQFKLNDSLDNHNILTKLHDFSWVFLTSSNGVKFFFELIRLYQIKIPENCKWAVVGDKTAHMLETCGITPDFIPSDYQASSMVEQFFEQVEQPGKILFVRGNRSREILPRAFKQQGVFFKTATVYDTLLVNENNLLANQLDGLDALTFTSPSTVEAFMQLTKDHKEPALHIPCFCIGPTTGEAAKSSGFLTVYVPETYTIKSMVCNMADHFGKKG; translated from the coding sequence ATGTTACCACTAGCGGGGAAGAATATTCTGGTGACGAGGGCATCTTCTCAATCCTCATCTATAAAGAAGGAAGTTGAACGATTTGGAGGAAAGGTTCTTCATGCTCCTCTCCTTCAGTTTAAGTTGAATGACTCTTTAGATAACCACAACATTCTTACAAAACTTCACGACTTCAGCTGGGTTTTTTTGACAAGCTCTAATGGCGTGAAGTTTTTTTTCGAGTTGATTCGTCTTTATCAGATAAAAATACCTGAGAATTGTAAGTGGGCCGTGGTTGGTGATAAAACTGCCCACATGCTTGAAACATGTGGCATAACACCGGATTTTATACCGTCAGACTATCAAGCATCATCTATGGTCGAGCAATTTTTCGAACAGGTAGAGCAACCCGGGAAGATTTTATTTGTACGGGGCAATCGATCTCGGGAAATCTTGCCTCGCGCCTTCAAACAACAGGGAGTATTTTTCAAAACCGCTACTGTATATGATACGCTATTAGTAAATGAGAATAACTTGCTGGCTAACCAGCTAGATGGGCTTGATGCTTTGACTTTCACTAGTCCATCTACAGTAGAAGCATTTATGCAGCTGACAAAGGATCATAAAGAGCCTGCTCTGCATATCCCTTGCTTTTGCATCGGGCCGACAACTGGGGAGGCCGCAAAATCTTCTGGTTTCCTGACGGTTTATGTTCCAGAAACATACACAATTAAATCTATGGTCTGTAATATGGCAGACCATTTTGGTAAGAAAGGATAG
- the hemA gene encoding glutamyl-tRNA reductase, which translates to MHILAVGLNYKTAPVEIREKLTFSDERLAEAMQQLNSQKSILENVIISTCNRTEIFAVVDQLHTGRYYIKQFLANWFDIDKEEFSSFLSIYEADGAMEHLMRVTSGLDSMVLGETQILGQVKQVFLQAQEANTTGTIFNQLFKQAVTMAKKAHKDTSIGENAVSVSYAAVELARKIFGDLVHKHIVIMGAGKMGELAAKNLHGFGVRQVTVLNRTLSKAKVVADQFNGQASTMDHLESVLMDADIVISSTGSTEYVLTHEQMEPIHRSRKGKPLFFVDIAVPRDLDPRLEELESVFLYDIDDLQGIVDANLAVRKQAAEKIELMIEAEIVEFKEWLQTIGVIPVISALRAKALGIQAETMSSIERKMPDLTEREKKVLRKHTKSIINQMLKDPILQAKELAAKPDAEESLHLFTQIFGIEEEVEEELKEQDKKNNKSVKGSDDPISFPTLTQTVKF; encoded by the coding sequence ATGCACATTTTAGCAGTAGGTCTCAACTATAAAACAGCCCCTGTGGAAATTCGAGAGAAACTTACATTTTCAGATGAGCGTTTAGCTGAAGCCATGCAGCAGCTTAATTCGCAAAAAAGCATCCTCGAGAATGTAATCATTTCTACATGCAATCGAACAGAGATTTTTGCTGTCGTTGATCAACTCCACACAGGCCGCTATTATATTAAACAGTTTTTGGCTAACTGGTTTGATATTGATAAGGAAGAGTTTTCTTCGTTTCTTTCCATATATGAAGCGGATGGGGCTATGGAACATTTAATGCGTGTGACGTCTGGGCTTGACTCAATGGTTCTAGGTGAGACGCAAATCCTAGGACAAGTCAAGCAGGTCTTCTTGCAGGCTCAAGAGGCAAATACCACAGGGACTATTTTTAACCAATTATTTAAGCAGGCCGTTACTATGGCAAAGAAAGCGCACAAAGACACGAGCATCGGGGAAAATGCTGTGTCTGTCAGTTATGCAGCCGTAGAATTAGCGCGTAAAATCTTTGGTGATTTAGTTCATAAACACATCGTCATTATGGGAGCAGGGAAAATGGGAGAACTTGCTGCCAAGAACCTTCATGGTTTCGGTGTGAGACAGGTCACAGTTCTTAACCGGACGTTATCGAAGGCTAAAGTAGTGGCCGATCAATTTAACGGACAAGCATCTACTATGGATCATTTAGAATCTGTGTTAATGGATGCGGATATCGTGATCAGTTCAACAGGCTCTACTGAATATGTACTTACACACGAACAGATGGAACCTATCCACCGTTCCAGAAAAGGGAAACCGCTTTTCTTTGTGGATATAGCTGTTCCGAGGGATCTGGACCCACGTTTAGAAGAGCTTGAGAGCGTCTTTCTCTATGATATTGATGATTTACAAGGGATCGTTGACGCGAACTTAGCTGTTCGTAAGCAAGCTGCAGAAAAAATTGAACTAATGATCGAAGCTGAAATTGTAGAATTTAAAGAATGGCTTCAAACGATCGGAGTTATCCCGGTAATTTCTGCGCTTCGTGCTAAAGCATTGGGCATCCAGGCAGAGACAATGAGCAGTATTGAAAGAAAAATGCCTGATTTAACAGAGCGGGAAAAGAAAGTATTGCGAAAGCATACGAAGAGTATTATCAACCAGATGCTCAAAGATCCCATTCTTCAGGCCAAGGAGCTTGCTGCCAAGCCAGACGCTGAAGAATCCCTGCATCTCTTTACTCAAATCTTTGGGATTGAAGAAGAGGTTGAGGAGGAATTGAAGGAACAGGATAAGAAAAATAATAAGTCAGTAAAGGGTTCTGATGATCCTATTTCCTTCCCCACACTTACTCAGACTGTAAAGTTTTAA
- a CDS encoding valine--tRNA ligase has translation MEEKDVTMPTKYDPSAVEKDRYKYWVDGKFFEATGDKNKEPYTIVIPPPNVTGKLHLGHAWDTTLQDILTRVKRMQGYDVLWLPGMDHAGIATQAKVEAKLKEQGTTRYDLGREEFLEKSWEWKKEYAQFIRTQWEKLGLGLDYSRERFTLDDGLSEAVKEVFVKLYEKDLIYRGEYIINWDPATKTALSDIEVEYKDVQGAFYHMRYPLKDGEGSIEIATTRPETMLGDTAIAVHPDDDRYKHLIGKKAILPIIGRELEIVADDYVEMEFGSGAVKITPAHDPNDFEIGNRHKLKRVLVMNEDGTMNDQAGQYQGMDRFECRKQIVKDLQAEGVLFEIEDHWHSVGHSERSGAVVEPYLSTQWFVNMEPLAKKAINLQSGNDKVHFVPDRFEKTYLRWMENIRDWCISRQLWWGHRIPAWYHKETGEIYVGKKAPTDAENWEQDEDVLDTWFSSALWPFSTMGWPDENSEDFQRFFPTNALVTGYDIIFFWVSRMIFQSIEFTDRRPFEDVLIHGLVRDAEGRKMSKSLGNGVDPMEVIEEYGADSLRYFLSTGSAPGQDLRFQWEKVESTWNFANKIWNASRFALMNMGDLTYDDIDLSGEKSVADDWILTRLNETIEQVTRNIDKYEFGEAGRHLYNFIWDEFCDWYIEMAKLPLYGEDEARIHTTRSILAYTLDQIMRMLHPFMPFITEEIWQHLPHLGESITQAAWPQVKEEHHNETAVAEMERLVSIIRSVRNIRAEVDTPMSKEIQLMIQAKDESVAAELEKNRSYLERFCNPSELVIGTDLKAPEKAMSAVITGAELYLPLAGLINIDDEIKRLEKDWQKWDKEVERVQKKLSNEGFVKKAPEHVVEEERKKEQDYLDKRGKVETRISELKA, from the coding sequence ATGGAGGAAAAGGATGTAACCATGCCAACAAAGTATGATCCATCAGCAGTCGAAAAGGATCGTTACAAATACTGGGTGGACGGCAAATTTTTTGAAGCAACAGGTGATAAGAACAAGGAACCTTATACGATTGTTATTCCACCGCCGAATGTCACAGGCAAACTTCACTTAGGTCACGCCTGGGATACGACATTACAAGATATTTTGACACGCGTTAAACGGATGCAAGGATATGACGTATTATGGCTTCCTGGAATGGACCATGCTGGGATTGCCACACAGGCAAAAGTGGAAGCGAAGCTTAAAGAACAGGGAACAACCCGCTATGATCTCGGTCGAGAGGAATTTCTGGAGAAGTCATGGGAATGGAAGAAGGAGTACGCCCAGTTTATTCGTACCCAGTGGGAAAAATTAGGTCTCGGGCTTGATTATTCACGTGAGCGTTTCACACTTGATGATGGCTTATCCGAAGCTGTTAAGGAAGTGTTTGTAAAACTTTATGAAAAAGATTTGATTTACCGTGGAGAATATATCATCAACTGGGACCCAGCTACAAAAACCGCCTTGTCGGACATTGAAGTAGAATACAAAGATGTCCAGGGTGCTTTTTATCACATGCGTTATCCTTTAAAGGATGGGGAAGGTTCGATAGAGATCGCTACGACTCGCCCTGAAACAATGCTTGGAGATACAGCAATTGCAGTTCACCCTGATGATGATCGTTACAAACACCTCATTGGTAAGAAAGCAATTCTGCCAATTATAGGGCGGGAACTTGAAATTGTAGCGGATGACTATGTAGAAATGGAATTCGGATCAGGGGCAGTTAAAATTACTCCGGCCCACGATCCCAATGATTTTGAAATTGGTAACCGCCATAAATTAAAACGTGTCCTGGTTATGAATGAAGACGGGACGATGAATGATCAGGCTGGGCAATATCAGGGTATGGACCGATTTGAGTGTCGTAAGCAAATCGTCAAGGACTTGCAAGCGGAAGGTGTTCTTTTTGAAATAGAAGACCATTGGCACTCTGTTGGTCACTCTGAGCGTAGCGGAGCTGTAGTGGAACCGTATTTATCTACACAATGGTTTGTTAATATGGAACCGCTAGCGAAAAAAGCCATTAACTTACAAAGCGGGAATGATAAGGTTCATTTCGTCCCGGACCGTTTTGAGAAGACATACCTGCGCTGGATGGAGAACATTCGTGATTGGTGTATATCCCGTCAGTTGTGGTGGGGACATCGGATTCCTGCCTGGTACCATAAAGAAACTGGCGAAATCTACGTAGGGAAGAAAGCTCCAACAGACGCTGAGAACTGGGAGCAGGATGAGGATGTGCTCGATACCTGGTTTTCATCTGCATTATGGCCTTTTTCTACGATGGGGTGGCCTGATGAGAATAGTGAGGACTTCCAGCGGTTCTTCCCAACCAATGCGCTTGTCACCGGGTATGATATTATCTTCTTCTGGGTTAGCAGGATGATTTTTCAGTCGATTGAATTTACAGACCGTCGTCCATTTGAAGATGTGCTCATTCACGGACTAGTTCGCGATGCAGAAGGTCGTAAAATGAGTAAGTCGCTCGGTAACGGAGTCGACCCGATGGAGGTCATTGAGGAATACGGTGCAGATTCATTACGATACTTCCTTTCTACCGGCTCCGCTCCAGGTCAGGACCTGCGCTTCCAGTGGGAGAAGGTTGAATCCACGTGGAACTTCGCCAATAAAATTTGGAATGCTTCACGGTTTGCCTTAATGAACATGGGTGATTTAACATACGATGACATTGACTTATCTGGTGAAAAATCAGTGGCTGATGATTGGATTCTTACCCGATTAAATGAAACGATTGAGCAGGTAACACGGAATATCGACAAATACGAATTTGGGGAGGCAGGACGTCACTTATACAATTTTATCTGGGATGAGTTTTGTGACTGGTATATCGAAATGGCCAAACTTCCGCTCTACGGAGAAGATGAAGCCCGTATTCATACAACACGTTCGATTTTAGCTTACACTTTAGATCAGATTATGCGTATGCTTCACCCGTTTATGCCGTTTATTACGGAAGAAATCTGGCAGCATCTTCCTCACCTAGGAGAGTCGATCACTCAGGCTGCATGGCCACAGGTGAAAGAAGAGCATCACAATGAAACGGCCGTTGCCGAAATGGAACGATTGGTATCGATCATTCGTTCTGTGCGTAATATCCGGGCTGAAGTTGATACACCAATGTCTAAGGAAATTCAATTGATGATTCAAGCCAAGGATGAATCAGTGGCTGCAGAGCTCGAGAAGAACCGAAGCTATTTGGAGCGATTCTGTAATCCAAGTGAACTCGTTATTGGTACAGATCTCAAGGCACCTGAAAAAGCAATGTCTGCCGTAATAACAGGAGCAGAGCTTTATCTGCCGCTTGCTGGTCTGATTAATATCGATGACGAAATAAAACGTTTAGAAAAAGATTGGCAGAAATGGGATAAAGAAGTAGAACGTGTTCAGAAGAAACTTTCGAATGAAGGTTTTGTTAAAAAAGCCCCTGAGCATGTTGTCGAAGAAGAACGTAAAAAAGAACAGGATTATTTGGATAAACGCGGTAAAGTAGAGACTCGCATCAGTGAACTAAAAGCATAA
- a CDS encoding cytochrome c biogenesis protein yields MFEFKWVYELILFLYGCSLIGYFIDFIQNNRKANRAAFWLLSMVWGLQTLFLLRQIFIEENFPVMTVYDGLYFYAWILVTFSLIINRLFRVDFLVFFTNVVGFLVMLLHISTRAPSVLDDQGIELVHEMLVAHITLAIISYGFFTFSFIFSLMYLFQYRLLKQKKWNTKLLRLGDLTKLDHFSYISVILGVPLLLIAVILGVTWGYVSEDVFYWYDSKTLGSFIVLLVYIIYLFLRVVKGYQGRAISLFNTAAFLVLLINFFLFGSLSNFHF; encoded by the coding sequence ATGTTCGAGTTTAAGTGGGTCTATGAATTAATCCTCTTCCTGTATGGTTGCAGCTTAATTGGATATTTTATTGATTTCATTCAAAATAACCGGAAGGCCAATAGAGCAGCCTTCTGGTTACTTAGTATGGTTTGGGGACTTCAGACCCTTTTTTTATTAAGGCAGATTTTCATAGAAGAAAATTTTCCAGTTATGACAGTTTATGATGGCCTGTACTTTTATGCCTGGATCTTAGTAACATTTTCTTTAATTATTAATCGGTTATTTCGTGTGGATTTCCTTGTATTTTTTACAAATGTAGTAGGATTTTTGGTAATGCTGCTTCACATATCAACGAGGGCACCAAGCGTGCTTGATGATCAGGGAATTGAGCTAGTTCATGAAATGCTTGTAGCTCATATAACGTTGGCCATTATTTCTTACGGGTTTTTTACATTTTCGTTTATTTTTTCTCTCATGTATCTCTTTCAGTACCGGTTACTTAAACAGAAGAAATGGAATACCAAGCTGCTTCGACTTGGAGATTTAACGAAGCTGGACCACTTTTCATATATTTCGGTTATTCTTGGGGTGCCATTGCTTCTTATTGCTGTGATTTTAGGGGTAACATGGGGTTATGTGTCGGAAGATGTGTTTTATTGGTACGATTCCAAAACCCTTGGGTCATTTATTGTTCTACTTGTCTATATCATCTACTTGTTTTTACGGGTAGTCAAAGGGTATCAGGGTCGCGCAATTTCGCTATTTAATACGGCGGCATTTCTGGTTCTCTTAATTAATTTCTTTTTATTCGGTTCGTTATCGAATTTTCATTTCTAA
- the hemL gene encoding glutamate-1-semialdehyde 2,1-aminomutase — MNFDRSTDAYNEAVDLMPGGVNSPVRAFKSVNMNPIFMERGKGSKIYDIDGQEYVDYVLSWGPLILGHADERVVESLKKTTELGTSFGTPTLIENKLAQLVIDRVPSIEMLRMVNSGTEATMSALRVARGYTGRNKILKFEGNYHGHGDSLLIKAGSGVATLGLPDSPGVPESIAKNTITVPYNDLESVRYVFEEYGDDLAAVIVEPVSGNMGVVPPNEEFLTGLRSITQEHETVLIFDEVMTGFRVGYNSAQGHFGVTPDMTCLGKVIGGGLPVGAYGGKREIMESVAPVGDIYQAGTLSGNPLAMMAGYETLKAMDEEAYEQISKKVDRLIEGFTAAAAEHQIPLTVNRAGSMVGFFFTNQPVTNFETANQSDLEMFSRYYRGMIEEGIFLPPSQFEGTFLSVAHTDEDIEYTIKAAEKVFASL, encoded by the coding sequence ATGAACTTTGATCGATCTACAGATGCGTATAACGAGGCAGTAGACTTAATGCCGGGAGGGGTGAACTCTCCTGTCCGTGCTTTTAAATCAGTTAATATGAACCCGATTTTCATGGAGCGGGGAAAAGGCTCGAAAATTTACGACATCGATGGGCAAGAGTATGTGGACTATGTATTGAGCTGGGGCCCATTAATACTTGGTCATGCTGATGAAAGAGTTGTGGAGTCGCTTAAGAAAACGACCGAGCTCGGGACAAGCTTTGGTACACCGACATTAATTGAAAATAAGTTAGCGCAGCTTGTTATTGATCGAGTGCCATCGATCGAAATGCTGCGAATGGTGAACTCAGGAACAGAGGCTACTATGAGTGCACTAAGAGTAGCAAGAGGGTATACAGGGCGTAACAAAATACTTAAGTTCGAAGGAAATTACCATGGGCACGGTGATTCTTTGTTGATTAAGGCAGGCTCTGGTGTAGCTACACTAGGACTTCCGGATTCCCCAGGTGTACCGGAATCAATTGCTAAAAATACGATTACCGTTCCTTATAACGATCTGGAAAGTGTGCGTTATGTATTTGAAGAATACGGTGATGACCTGGCAGCTGTTATTGTGGAGCCCGTGTCTGGAAATATGGGCGTTGTACCGCCTAATGAAGAGTTTTTAACAGGCTTGCGGTCGATTACACAAGAGCACGAAACCGTACTTATTTTTGACGAGGTCATGACAGGCTTTCGTGTGGGTTATAATAGTGCCCAGGGGCATTTTGGTGTAACCCCTGATATGACCTGTCTAGGTAAAGTGATTGGCGGAGGACTTCCTGTAGGTGCCTACGGCGGGAAGCGTGAAATCATGGAAAGTGTAGCACCGGTTGGAGACATTTATCAGGCGGGAACGCTTTCGGGAAACCCATTAGCCATGATGGCTGGTTACGAGACCTTAAAGGCAATGGACGAAGAAGCATACGAACAAATTAGTAAAAAAGTAGATCGTCTCATTGAAGGGTTCACTGCAGCAGCAGCAGAACATCAGATTCCTTTAACAGTAAACCGTGCAGGTTCCATGGTTGGGTTCTTCTTTACAAATCAGCCAGTCACCAATTTTGAAACCGCAAATCAATCAGATTTGGAGATGTTCTCCAGATATTATCGTGGCATGATTGAAGAAGGAATCTTCCTGCCGCCATCACAGTTCGAAGGGACTTTCTTGTCGGTTGCTCATACGGATGAAGATATTGAATATACAATTAAAGCGGCTGAGAAGGTATTTGCTTCACTATAG